Proteins encoded within one genomic window of Bradyrhizobium sp. AZCC 1719:
- the dxr gene encoding 1-deoxy-D-xylulose-5-phosphate reductoisomerase has protein sequence MSAVPLRNNKAAWSDARTVTVLGATGSIGDSTMDLLRGARDRYQVEALTANSNVEALARLAKEFGVRFAAIADPARLGELKDALAGTNIECGAGESAIIEAAARPADWVMAAVSGAAGLKPALAAVDRGAAVALANKECLVCAGDFFMQRAAKAGACILPADSEHNALFQALSSGNREELVRVIITASGGPFRTWAPADIEQATLEQALKHPNWSMGQKITIDSASMMNKGLEVIEASYLFALSADEIDVLVHPQSIIHGMVEFSDRSVVAQLGAPDMRIPIAHCLGWPDRIVGPSARLDLAKIGQLTFEAPDFERFPGLRLAYEALRTGRGATTVFNAANEVAVAAFIAGKIKFGSIARLVEATINDWIRAGNLAPLSSADDAISVDHNARNRAASLLPQIALKAS, from the coding sequence ATGAGCGCAGTTCCATTGCGTAACAACAAGGCCGCTTGGTCGGATGCGCGCACCGTCACGGTGCTCGGCGCCACCGGCTCCATCGGCGACAGCACCATGGATCTGCTGCGCGGCGCGCGCGACCGCTATCAGGTCGAGGCGCTGACTGCGAATTCCAATGTCGAAGCGCTGGCCAGGCTCGCGAAGGAATTCGGCGTACGATTCGCGGCGATCGCCGACCCCGCGCGGCTTGGCGAACTGAAGGATGCGCTGGCAGGCACGAATATCGAATGCGGCGCCGGCGAAAGCGCGATCATCGAGGCCGCGGCGCGTCCCGCCGACTGGGTGATGGCGGCGGTGAGCGGCGCGGCCGGGCTGAAGCCCGCGCTCGCTGCGGTCGACCGCGGCGCCGCCGTCGCATTGGCGAACAAGGAATGCCTGGTGTGTGCCGGCGATTTCTTCATGCAGCGCGCGGCGAAGGCCGGCGCCTGCATCCTGCCGGCGGATTCCGAACACAACGCGCTGTTTCAGGCGCTCTCTTCCGGCAATCGCGAGGAATTGGTGCGCGTGATCATCACCGCATCCGGTGGCCCGTTCCGCACCTGGGCGCCGGCCGACATCGAGCAGGCGACGCTTGAGCAGGCCTTGAAGCATCCGAACTGGAGCATGGGCCAGAAGATCACCATTGATTCGGCCTCGATGATGAACAAGGGCCTCGAAGTCATCGAAGCCTCCTATCTGTTCGCGCTCTCGGCTGACGAGATCGACGTCCTCGTGCATCCGCAGTCGATCATCCACGGCATGGTCGAATTCTCCGATCGCTCTGTGGTTGCGCAGCTTGGCGCGCCCGACATGCGCATCCCGATCGCGCACTGCCTTGGATGGCCCGATCGAATCGTTGGCCCGTCGGCCAGGCTGGACCTCGCAAAAATCGGCCAGCTCACGTTCGAGGCGCCGGACTTCGAGCGGTTCCCGGGCTTGCGGCTGGCCTACGAGGCGTTACGTACAGGACGTGGCGCGACCACGGTATTCAATGCCGCCAATGAGGTGGCGGTGGCGGCGTTCATTGCCGGAAAGATCAAATTCGGATCGATCGCGCGCCTCGTCGAAGCCACCATCAACGACTGGATTCGTGCCGGGAACCTTGCGCCTTTGAGCTCGGCCGACGACGCGATCTCCGTTGACCATAACGCGCGAAATCGAGCCGCCTCCCTATTGCCTCAAATTGCCTTAAAGGCATCCTAG
- a CDS encoding 30S ribosomal protein S2 — translation MALPDFSMRQLLEAGVHFGHQSHRWNPKMADYIFGARNNIHIIDLAQTVPMLHRALQAVSDTVAKGGRILFVGTKRQAQDGVAEAAKRSAQYFVNSRWLGGTLTNWKTISGSIKRLRHLDEVLSSGEANSYTKKERLTLQRERDKLDRSLGGIKDMGGLPDMIFVIDTNKEDIAIQEAQRLNIPVAAIVDTNSDPKGITFVVPGNDDAGRAISLYCDLIARAAIDGISRAQGDSGIDIGAAVQPVREEVPAAPQPTGFQGLAGPRGTADNLKKLTGVSGTIEKKLNDLGIFHYWQLAELDHDTAHKIGEEVGLPSRADAWVAQAKTLTAEAE, via the coding sequence ATGGCGCTACCCGATTTCTCTATGCGTCAGCTCCTCGAAGCTGGCGTCCACTTTGGCCACCAATCGCACCGCTGGAATCCGAAGATGGCGGATTACATTTTCGGTGCCCGCAACAACATCCACATCATCGACCTCGCCCAGACCGTGCCGATGCTTCATCGCGCGCTGCAGGCGGTTTCCGACACGGTTGCCAAGGGCGGCCGCATCCTGTTCGTCGGCACCAAGCGCCAGGCGCAGGACGGCGTTGCCGAGGCGGCCAAGCGCTCGGCGCAGTATTTCGTCAATTCGCGCTGGCTCGGCGGCACGCTGACCAACTGGAAGACGATTTCGGGATCGATCAAGCGCCTGCGTCACCTCGATGAGGTGCTGTCGTCGGGCGAGGCCAACTCCTACACCAAGAAGGAGCGGCTGACGCTGCAGCGCGAGCGCGACAAGCTCGACCGCTCGCTCGGCGGTATCAAGGACATGGGCGGTCTTCCCGACATGATCTTCGTGATCGACACCAACAAGGAAGACATCGCGATCCAGGAAGCGCAGCGGCTCAACATTCCCGTTGCCGCGATCGTCGACACCAACTCGGACCCCAAGGGCATCACCTTCGTGGTGCCGGGCAATGACGACGCCGGCCGCGCCATTTCGCTGTATTGCGACCTGATTGCCCGCGCCGCCATCGACGGCATTTCGCGCGCGCAGGGCGACTCCGGCATCGATATCGGCGCCGCCGTTCAGCCGGTCCGCGAGGAAGTTCCGGCAGCGCCCCAGCCGACCGGCTTCCAGGGACTGGCCGGTCCGCGCGGCACCGCCGACAACCTCAAGAAGCTCACCGGCGTGTCGGGTACGATCGAGAAGAAGCTCAACGACCTCGGCATCTTCCATTACTGGCAGCTTGCCGAACTCGACCACGACACCGCGCACAAGATCGGTGAAGAGGTTGGTCTTCCGAGCCGGGCCGATGCCTGGGTCGCCCAGGCCAAGACGCTGACCGCGGAAGCGGAATAA
- a CDS encoding isoprenyl transferase: MPNAAAPATEGPDRSVPLHVAIIMDGNGRWAAARGLPRAEGHRRGVEALRRVVRAAHELGVLYLTIFSFSSENWSRPATEIGDLFGLLRRFIRNDLATLHRDGVRVRVIGEREGLEPDICTLLNEAEELTRGNTKLNLVVAFNYGSRQEIAGAAQRLAREVAEGKRDPASIDADTLGRYLDAPDIPDPDLIIRTSGEQRLSNFLMWQAAYSELVFVPIHWPDFDKAALESAIAEYARRERRFGGLVAKTGS; the protein is encoded by the coding sequence ATGCCGAACGCCGCCGCCCCCGCTACGGAAGGACCGGATCGCTCCGTCCCGTTGCATGTGGCGATCATCATGGACGGAAATGGGCGCTGGGCGGCAGCGCGCGGCTTGCCGCGCGCCGAAGGCCACCGCCGCGGCGTCGAGGCGCTACGCCGCGTCGTTCGCGCCGCCCATGAACTCGGCGTGCTCTATCTGACGATCTTTTCGTTCAGCTCTGAAAACTGGTCGCGGCCGGCGACCGAAATCGGCGATCTGTTCGGATTGCTCCGCCGCTTCATCCGCAACGATCTGGCGACGCTGCACCGCGACGGCGTGCGCGTGCGCGTGATCGGCGAACGAGAGGGGCTGGAGCCCGATATCTGCACGCTCTTGAACGAGGCCGAGGAACTGACGAGAGGCAACACCAAGCTCAATCTCGTGGTCGCGTTCAATTACGGATCGCGCCAGGAAATCGCCGGCGCTGCCCAACGGCTGGCGCGTGAAGTCGCGGAGGGCAAGCGCGATCCCGCCTCGATCGATGCCGATACGCTCGGCCGCTATCTCGATGCACCTGACATTCCCGATCCCGACCTGATCATCCGCACCAGCGGCGAACAGCGGCTGTCGAACTTCCTGATGTGGCAGGCGGCCTATAGCGAACTTGTGTTCGTGCCGATCCACTGGCCGGATTTCGACAAGGCCGCGCTCGAAAGCGCCATTGCCGAATATGCGAGACGGGAACGCCGCTTCGGCGGTCTGGTTGCGAAAACCGGATCGTGA
- a CDS encoding phosphatidate cytidylyltransferase, which yields MRIAAAAVLIPLAVAIAYAGGWLWAALVTLAAVGLFVEWLAIVGLAGATRVIVPGVAALALGGVCFALGRLDAALIVLGIGFVAVVSIAPERRNWAAAGFLYAAAAEIASVLVRLDSVKGFAALMFVLLIVWVTDSGGYFAGRGIGGPKLWPRVSPKKTWAGAVGGFAASLAVAGGFVAFGLGKMGPLLMLSAALSVVSQLGDLFESAVKRRFGVKDSSHIIPGHGGLMDRLDGFVAAVVVAALFGFLRAGADGVGRGLMVW from the coding sequence ATGCGGATCGCCGCCGCCGCGGTGTTGATCCCGCTTGCGGTCGCCATTGCCTATGCGGGCGGTTGGCTGTGGGCCGCGCTGGTGACGCTGGCGGCCGTCGGCCTGTTCGTCGAATGGCTCGCGATCGTGGGCCTCGCCGGGGCAACGCGTGTGATCGTCCCGGGCGTGGCCGCGCTTGCGCTCGGCGGGGTTTGCTTTGCGCTCGGCCGGCTCGATGCCGCCCTGATCGTGCTCGGCATCGGCTTTGTAGCGGTCGTGTCAATCGCGCCGGAGCGGCGGAACTGGGCGGCGGCCGGATTTCTGTACGCGGCGGCGGCCGAGATTGCCTCGGTGCTGGTGCGTCTGGATTCCGTGAAGGGTTTTGCCGCCCTGATGTTCGTGCTGCTGATCGTGTGGGTGACCGATAGTGGCGGCTATTTCGCGGGCCGCGGTATTGGCGGACCGAAACTGTGGCCGCGCGTCAGCCCGAAAAAGACCTGGGCCGGCGCCGTCGGCGGGTTTGCCGCCAGTCTGGCCGTGGCAGGCGGATTTGTCGCCTTCGGTCTCGGTAAGATGGGACCGCTATTGATGCTTTCGGCGGCCCTTTCGGTGGTTTCGCAGCTCGGCGACCTCTTCGAATCCGCCGTGAAGCGCCGTTTTGGCGTAAAGGACTCAAGTCACATCATTCCCGGCCACGGCGGACTAATGGATCGTCTGGACGGGTTTGTCGCAGCCGTTGTCGTGGCGGCACTTTTCGGCTTTCTGCGGGCCGGCGCCGATGGCGTCGGTCGCGGTCTTATGGTTTGGTGA
- the frr gene encoding ribosome recycling factor, translated as MPTPGFDINELKRRMQGATHALKHELGGLRTGRAAASMLEPVQVEAYGSHMPLNQLATVSVPEPRLLSVQVWDKSMVKAVEKAIVDSNLGLSPATEGQVLRLRIPELNEERRKELVKVAHKYAEAAKVAVRHVRRDGLDIVKKLEKNHEISEDDQERLANEVQKATDGTIAEIDQLLAAKEKEILTV; from the coding sequence ATGCCCACGCCCGGTTTTGACATCAACGAATTGAAGCGCCGCATGCAAGGCGCCACCCATGCGCTCAAGCACGAGCTCGGTGGCTTGCGGACCGGCCGCGCGGCGGCGTCCATGCTGGAGCCGGTGCAGGTCGAGGCTTACGGCTCGCACATGCCGCTCAACCAGCTCGCCACCGTCAGCGTGCCCGAGCCGCGGCTGCTTTCCGTCCAGGTGTGGGATAAGTCGATGGTGAAAGCCGTGGAGAAGGCGATCGTCGATTCCAATCTCGGCCTCTCGCCCGCGACCGAAGGGCAGGTGCTGCGCCTGCGGATTCCCGAGCTTAACGAGGAACGGCGCAAGGAACTGGTGAAGGTCGCGCATAAATACGCCGAGGCGGCCAAGGTTGCCGTTCGCCACGTCCGTCGCGACGGCCTGGATATCGTCAAGAAGCTCGAGAAGAATCACGAGATTTCCGAAGACGATCAGGAGCGGCTCGCCAACGAGGTGCAGAAGGCGACCGACGGAACGATTGCGGAAATCGATCAGTTGCTGGCGGCGAAGGAAAAGGAAATCCTCACCGTTTGA
- the tsf gene encoding translation elongation factor Ts, whose protein sequence is MATITAAMVKELRESTGAGMMDCKAALTETAGDMQGAQDWLRKKGLSKAAKKAGRVAAEGLIGAVTSGVKGVVVEVNSETDFVARNEQFQGLVKMIAQVALDVGADVEKIKAAKVGSVTVETAISDAIATIGENMTLRRAASLEVGKGVVSSYIHGAVIDGAGKMGVLVALESTGKTDELAHLGRQLAMHVAATNPQALDPSGLDPEIVKREKDVLADKYRQQGKPENVIEKIVESGLKTYYKEVCLLEQAFIHDEKGKSVAQALKEAEGKIGAPVKIAGFVRYALGEGIEKQESDFAAEVAAASGKK, encoded by the coding sequence ATGGCAACGATCACTGCGGCAATGGTCAAGGAACTGCGCGAGTCGACTGGCGCAGGCATGATGGACTGCAAGGCAGCGCTCACCGAAACCGCGGGCGACATGCAGGGTGCCCAGGACTGGCTGCGCAAGAAGGGCCTCTCGAAGGCCGCGAAGAAGGCCGGCCGCGTCGCGGCCGAAGGCCTGATCGGCGCGGTCACCTCGGGCGTCAAGGGCGTCGTGGTCGAAGTCAATTCCGAGACGGATTTCGTCGCCCGCAATGAGCAGTTCCAGGGTCTCGTCAAGATGATCGCGCAGGTCGCGCTTGACGTTGGCGCCGACGTCGAGAAGATCAAGGCGGCGAAGGTCGGCAGCGTCACGGTCGAAACCGCGATTTCGGACGCGATCGCCACCATCGGCGAGAACATGACGCTGCGCCGTGCCGCCTCACTCGAGGTCGGCAAGGGCGTGGTGTCGAGCTACATCCATGGCGCCGTAATCGATGGCGCCGGCAAGATGGGCGTGCTGGTCGCGCTTGAATCAACCGGCAAGACCGATGAACTCGCGCATCTCGGACGTCAGCTTGCGATGCATGTGGCTGCGACCAATCCGCAGGCGCTGGATCCGTCCGGCCTCGACCCCGAGATCGTGAAGCGCGAAAAGGACGTGCTGGCCGACAAGTATCGCCAGCAGGGCAAGCCGGAAAACGTGATCGAGAAGATCGTCGAGTCCGGCCTGAAGACCTATTACAAGGAAGTCTGTCTGTTGGAGCAGGCGTTCATCCACGACGAAAAGGGCAAGTCGGTCGCGCAAGCTCTGAAGGAAGCCGAAGGCAAGATCGGCGCGCCTGTGAAGATTGCCGGATTTGTGCGCTATGCTCTCGGCGAGGGAATCGAAAAGCAGGAATCCGATTTCGCAGCCGAAGTCGCGGCGGCCAGCGGCAAGAAGTAA
- the pyrH gene encoding UMP kinase produces MAEPVYRRVVIKLSGEYLAGGHFFGIDQPTVDRIADDLIAAHKLGVEVAVVIGGGNIVRGVEVSSRGVSRPTGDTMGMLATVMNCLALEAAIERKGAPARTLSAFVMPEISEVFTRTAAHKYLADGRIVLLGGGTGNPFFTTDTTAVLRAAEIGAQAVLKATNVDGVYSADPKKDPSAKRFDRLTHSQAIAGDYKVMDATAFALARETSLPIIVFSIAEPGSIGAILRGTGHGTVVAG; encoded by the coding sequence ATGGCTGAGCCGGTCTATCGTCGCGTCGTGATCAAGCTCTCAGGCGAGTATCTCGCAGGTGGCCATTTCTTCGGCATCGACCAGCCTACCGTTGACCGCATCGCCGACGACCTGATCGCGGCCCACAAGCTCGGCGTCGAGGTGGCCGTCGTGATCGGTGGCGGCAACATCGTTCGCGGCGTGGAGGTGTCCTCGCGCGGCGTTTCGCGCCCGACCGGCGACACCATGGGCATGCTCGCCACCGTGATGAACTGCCTGGCGCTGGAGGCTGCCATCGAGCGCAAGGGGGCGCCGGCGCGGACCCTGTCGGCGTTCGTAATGCCTGAGATTTCCGAGGTCTTCACCCGCACTGCAGCGCACAAATATCTCGCGGATGGACGAATCGTCCTGCTCGGTGGTGGAACCGGCAATCCATTCTTCACCACCGACACCACGGCGGTGTTGCGGGCGGCCGAGATCGGCGCGCAGGCGGTGCTCAAAGCCACCAATGTCGACGGCGTTTACAGCGCCGACCCCAAAAAGGACCCGTCCGCCAAGCGTTTTGATCGGCTGACGCATTCGCAGGCGATCGCCGGCGACTACAAGGTGATGGACGCGACTGCATTCGCGCTTGCCCGCGAGACGTCACTGCCTATCATCGTATTCTCGATCGCCGAGCCGGGTTCGATCGGCGCGATCCTGCGCGGGACCGGCCACGGCACGGTGGTTGCCGGCTGA